A genomic segment from Klebsiella africana encodes:
- the cadA gene encoding lysine decarboxylase CadA — protein MNVIAIMNHMGVYFKEEPIRELHRALERLDFRIVYPNDRDDLLKLIENNSRLCGVIFDWDKYNLELCEEISKMNEYMPLYAFANTYSTLDVSLNDLRMQVRFFEYALGAAEDIANKIKQNTDEYIDTILPPLTKALFKYVREGKYTFCTPGHMGGTAFQKSPVGSIFYDFFGSNTMKSDISISVSELGSLLDHSGPHKEAEEYIARVFNAERSYMVTNGTSTANKIVGMYSAPAGSTVLIDRNCHKSLTHLMMMSDITPIYFRPTRNAYGILGGIPQSEFQHATIAKRVKETPNATWPVHAVITNSTYDGLLYNTDFIKKTLDVKSIHFDSAWVPYTNFSPIYEGKCGMSGGRVEGKVIYETQSTHKLLAAFSQASMIHVKGDVNEETFNEAYMMHTTTSPHYGIVASTETAAAMMKGNAGKRLIDGSIERSIKFRKEIKRLKGESDGWFFDVWQPEHIDGPECWPLRSDSAWHGFKNIDNEHMYLDPIKVTLLTPGMKKDGTMDDFGIPASIVAKYLDEHGIVVEKTGPYNLLFLFSIGIDKTKALSLLRALTDFKRAFDLNLRVKNMLPSLYREDPEFYENMRIQDLAQNIHKLIEHHNLPDLMFRAFEVLPSMVMTPYAAFQKELHGQTEEVYLEEMVGRVNANMILPYPPGVPLVMPGEMITEESRPVLEFLQMLCEIGAHYPGFETDIHGAYRQADGRYTVKVLKEENNK, from the coding sequence ATGAACGTTATTGCAATCATGAATCACATGGGTGTTTACTTCAAAGAAGAACCCATCCGTGAACTGCATCGTGCTCTCGAACGCCTGGACTTCCGTATTGTCTACCCGAACGACCGTGACGACTTATTAAAACTGATCGAAAACAACTCTCGTCTGTGCGGCGTGATCTTCGACTGGGATAAATACAATCTCGAACTGTGCGAAGAAATCAGCAAAATGAACGAGTACATGCCGCTGTATGCGTTCGCTAACACCTACTCGACTCTGGACGTTAGCCTCAACGATCTGCGCATGCAGGTTCGCTTCTTCGAATATGCACTGGGCGCTGCGGAAGATATCGCGAACAAAATCAAACAGAACACTGACGAATACATCGACACCATTCTGCCGCCGCTGACCAAAGCGCTGTTCAAATATGTGCGTGAAGGCAAATATACCTTCTGTACCCCAGGCCACATGGGCGGTACCGCGTTCCAGAAAAGCCCGGTAGGCAGCATCTTCTACGATTTCTTCGGTTCCAACACCATGAAATCCGATATCTCCATTTCGGTTTCTGAACTGGGTTCTCTGCTGGACCACAGCGGCCCGCACAAAGAAGCGGAAGAATATATCGCTCGCGTGTTTAACGCAGAACGCAGCTACATGGTCACCAACGGTACTTCTACCGCTAACAAAATCGTCGGCATGTACTCCGCGCCGGCCGGCAGCACCGTGCTGATTGACCGTAACTGCCACAAATCGCTGACTCACCTGATGATGATGAGCGACATTACGCCGATCTACTTCCGTCCGACCCGTAACGCCTACGGTATCCTCGGCGGTATTCCGCAGAGCGAATTCCAGCACGCGACTATCGCCAAGCGTGTGAAAGAGACGCCGAACGCGACCTGGCCGGTACACGCGGTGATCACCAACTCGACTTACGATGGTCTGCTGTACAACACCGACTTCATCAAGAAAACCCTGGATGTGAAATCCATCCACTTTGACTCCGCGTGGGTGCCTTACACCAACTTCTCGCCGATCTATGAAGGCAAATGCGGGATGAGCGGTGGCCGCGTCGAAGGGAAAGTGATTTATGAAACCCAGTCCACGCACAAACTGCTGGCGGCGTTCTCCCAGGCGTCGATGATCCACGTGAAAGGCGACGTAAACGAAGAGACCTTCAACGAAGCCTACATGATGCACACCACCACCTCTCCACACTACGGGATCGTGGCCTCCACCGAAACCGCGGCGGCGATGATGAAGGGGAACGCTGGTAAGCGTCTGATCGACGGCTCTATTGAACGTTCCATCAAGTTCCGTAAAGAGATCAAACGTCTGAAAGGCGAGTCTGACGGCTGGTTCTTCGACGTCTGGCAGCCGGAGCATATCGATGGTCCTGAATGCTGGCCGCTGCGTTCCGACAGCGCATGGCATGGTTTCAAAAACATCGATAACGAACACATGTACCTCGACCCGATCAAAGTCACGCTGCTGACTCCGGGGATGAAGAAAGACGGCACCATGGATGACTTCGGTATTCCGGCAAGCATCGTGGCGAAATACCTTGACGAACACGGCATCGTGGTAGAGAAAACCGGTCCGTACAACCTGCTGTTCCTGTTCAGTATCGGTATCGATAAGACTAAAGCGCTGAGCCTGCTGCGTGCGCTGACCGACTTCAAACGCGCGTTCGACCTGAACCTGCGGGTGAAAAACATGCTGCCGTCGCTGTACCGTGAAGATCCTGAATTCTATGAAAACATGCGTATTCAGGACCTCGCGCAGAACATCCACAAACTGATTGAGCATCACAACCTGCCGGATCTGATGTTCCGCGCGTTTGAAGTGCTGCCATCGATGGTGATGACCCCGTATGCCGCGTTCCAGAAAGAGCTGCACGGTCAGACGGAAGAGGTTTACCTCGAAGAGATGGTCGGCCGCGTCAACGCCAACATGATCCTGCCGTATCCTCCGGGAGTTCCGCTGGTGATGCCGGGTGAGATGATCACCGAAGAGAGCCGTCCGGTGCTGGAGTTCCTGCAGATGCTGTGCGAAATCGGCGCCCACTACCCGGGCTTCGAAACCGATATCCATGGCGCCTATCGTCAGGCGGATGGTCGTTACACCGTTAAAGTGCTGAAAGAAGAGAATAACAAGTAA
- a CDS encoding GNAT family N-acetyltransferase, whose amino-acid sequence MNYQLVKQVRENNTLRKSFIDLAVKTFDLSFEEWYQQGYWTDAYIPYAFVERNKVIANASANIIDLRWQGEPRRYIQIGTVMTEPDHRNKGLAGQLIHHILQDWQQEADAFFLFANPTTVDFYPKFGFTRSEEHQYIMPVSPRAGDFRKLNMDSADDVALLRYYYEKSNPFSPLRVEHNFGLLMFYCSAFMKHFVYYSAKNEAVVIAMQNGPVLICFDLFCDEGKSLSTLVNELADDHVYQAILGFTPNEDRLGEYEKIEGEDILFVYDQKENLFKDRKLMFPLLAHA is encoded by the coding sequence ATGAATTATCAATTAGTGAAGCAAGTCAGAGAAAATAACACATTAAGAAAAAGCTTCATTGACCTTGCCGTTAAGACTTTTGATCTGTCTTTTGAGGAGTGGTATCAGCAAGGTTACTGGACCGACGCCTATATCCCCTACGCCTTTGTCGAACGCAATAAAGTTATCGCTAACGCCTCGGCCAACATCATCGACCTGCGCTGGCAGGGGGAGCCCCGGCGTTATATTCAGATTGGCACGGTGATGACCGAACCGGATCATCGTAATAAGGGATTAGCCGGCCAGCTTATCCATCATATCCTGCAGGACTGGCAGCAGGAGGCGGACGCCTTCTTTTTATTCGCCAATCCCACCACGGTGGATTTTTATCCCAAATTTGGCTTCACCCGCAGCGAAGAGCATCAATATATTATGCCGGTCTCCCCGCGCGCCGGTGATTTTCGCAAACTGAATATGGACAGCGCAGATGATGTCGCCCTGCTCCGGTATTACTATGAAAAATCCAACCCGTTCTCCCCCCTGCGGGTGGAGCATAACTTTGGCCTGCTGATGTTTTACTGCTCAGCCTTTATGAAGCATTTCGTCTATTACTCGGCAAAAAATGAGGCGGTGGTTATCGCCATGCAAAACGGTCCGGTGCTGATCTGCTTTGACCTCTTCTGCGACGAGGGCAAGAGCCTGTCGACGCTGGTCAACGAACTGGCCGATGACCATGTTTACCAGGCCATCCTTGGTTTCACCCCCAATGAAGACCGGCTCGGCGAGTATGAGAAGATTGAGGGAGAAGACATCCTCTTCGTCTATGACCAGAAGGAAAACCTGTTTAAAGACAGGAAGTTGATGTTTCCTTTACTGGCGCACGCCTGA
- the cadC gene encoding lysine decarboxylation/transport transcriptional activator CadC has protein sequence MLQPVVRVGEWLVTPSVNQISRKGRQLTLEPRLIDLLVFFARHPGEVLSRDELIENVWTRNVVTSHVVTQSISELRKSLKDGDDVSLEYIATVPKRGYKLTVPVIWCTEEGEELAPSMEALTPAPSAVVSAPPAAGASSDVSVPLPDAAAPPAAPTVASTPSGRKRLTTALVWGLFLLALGTCVALVALSSMESRPPVNKARLLLNPRDIDIHLVNGNSCANWSSQHSYAVGLASLITTSLNTFSTFMVHDKTDYNINEPSSSGKTLTIEFVNQRHYRAQQCFMSVQLVDNADSSTMLDKRYFVTNDNQLTIQNDLMNSLSDALAQPWPARMQAMLRQYQPSQSVALTYFYQSHQLLMKGDVDSLSKASSLLDDVIKRAPDFIYAYAEKTLVDVLRHSQQPLDDKQLAALYSEVERVGAMPGIKDMAIYYQIKAVDSLGKGKVDEANTAINSAIDLEMSWLNYVLLGKVYEMKGENRLAADSYITAFNLRPGEDTLYWIENGVFQTSVNRVVPYLDNFLSSE, from the coding sequence ATGCTACAACCTGTTGTTCGCGTCGGTGAATGGCTGGTAACCCCCTCTGTAAATCAAATCAGCAGGAAGGGGCGCCAGCTTACCCTTGAACCGCGTTTAATCGATCTTCTGGTCTTTTTTGCCCGCCATCCGGGGGAAGTACTTAGCCGGGACGAGCTTATCGAAAACGTCTGGACCCGGAACGTTGTGACCAGCCACGTCGTCACGCAGAGTATTTCTGAACTGCGCAAGTCGCTCAAAGACGGCGACGACGTTAGCCTTGAGTACATCGCGACGGTACCCAAACGGGGGTATAAGCTCACGGTGCCGGTGATCTGGTGCACCGAAGAGGGAGAGGAGCTAGCCCCGTCGATGGAGGCGCTGACGCCTGCGCCGTCGGCCGTCGTTTCTGCGCCGCCGGCCGCCGGTGCGTCATCCGACGTCTCTGTCCCTCTCCCTGATGCCGCCGCGCCGCCAGCGGCTCCGACCGTGGCCAGCACGCCGTCAGGCCGCAAACGTCTCACTACCGCCCTCGTGTGGGGGTTGTTCCTGTTGGCGCTGGGCACCTGCGTGGCGCTGGTGGCGCTGTCGAGCATGGAGTCGCGGCCGCCGGTCAACAAGGCGCGTCTGCTGCTCAATCCGCGCGATATCGATATCCACCTGGTGAATGGCAATTCCTGCGCTAACTGGTCGTCGCAGCACTCCTACGCCGTTGGACTGGCCAGCCTGATCACCACCTCGCTGAACACCTTCTCGACCTTTATGGTGCATGACAAAACGGACTACAACATCAATGAGCCAAGCAGTTCCGGCAAAACGCTGACCATTGAGTTCGTTAATCAGCGCCATTATCGGGCGCAGCAGTGCTTTATGTCGGTCCAGCTGGTGGACAACGCCGACAGCTCGACGATGCTGGATAAACGCTACTTTGTGACCAACGATAACCAGCTGACCATCCAGAACGATCTGATGAACAGCCTGTCGGATGCCTTGGCGCAACCGTGGCCGGCGCGAATGCAGGCGATGCTCAGGCAATATCAGCCCTCGCAAAGCGTGGCGTTAACCTATTTCTACCAGTCGCATCAGCTGTTAATGAAGGGCGACGTCGATTCATTAAGTAAGGCCAGTAGCCTGCTGGATGATGTGATTAAGCGGGCGCCGGATTTTATTTACGCCTATGCCGAAAAAACGCTGGTGGATGTATTGCGCCATTCGCAACAGCCGCTGGACGATAAACAGCTGGCTGCCCTCTACAGCGAAGTCGAGCGGGTAGGGGCGATGCCGGGTATAAAAGACATGGCGATTTATTATCAAATAAAAGCGGTGGATTCGCTGGGTAAAGGGAAAGTCGACGAAGCGAATACCGCGATTAACAGTGCGATTGATTTAGAAATGTCATGGCTGAATTATGTGCTGTTAGGCAAAGTCTATGAGATGAAAGGTGAGAACCGACTGGCTGCCGATTCTTACATCACGGCGTTTAATTTACGCCCTGGCGAAGATACCCTGTACTGGATTGAAAATGGGGTTTTTCAGACGTCAGTCAACCGGGTAGTTCCGTATCTCGATAATTTCCTCTCTTCAGAATAA
- a CDS encoding Kdo(2)-lipid IV(A) acyltransferase, which yields MSNLPKFSRALLHPRYWLLWLGIGFLWLLVQLPYPVIYRLGTRLGRLAMRVMKSRARIARRNLELCFPAMSAADREALLVKNFESLGMGLMETGMAWFWPTHRVARWTETSGVNEVVELLEEKQGILLIGIHFLTLEMGARMYGMFTPGIGVYRPNDNPLIDWLQTWGRLRSNKTMLDRKNLKGMVRALKEGEILWYAPDHDYGPASSVFAPLFAVEQAATTTGTWMLAKMSGATIVPFVPRRKPNGMGYELISLTPERTPPLASAEVTAAWMNQIIEKCILMAPEQYMWLHRRFKTRPEGVPPRY from the coding sequence ATGTCAAATTTACCCAAATTTTCCCGCGCGCTGTTGCACCCGCGTTACTGGCTGTTGTGGCTGGGAATTGGCTTTTTATGGCTGCTGGTGCAATTACCGTATCCGGTGATCTATCGCCTGGGTACTCGGCTTGGGCGGCTGGCAATGCGGGTGATGAAAAGCCGCGCGCGGATTGCCAGACGTAATCTCGAACTCTGTTTTCCCGCGATGAGCGCCGCCGACCGCGAGGCGCTGCTGGTGAAAAACTTTGAATCGCTGGGCATGGGGCTGATGGAGACCGGCATGGCCTGGTTCTGGCCGACGCACCGGGTGGCGCGCTGGACCGAGACCAGCGGCGTTAACGAGGTGGTGGAGCTTCTGGAGGAAAAGCAGGGCATCTTGCTGATCGGTATCCATTTTCTGACTCTCGAAATGGGGGCCCGGATGTATGGCATGTTTACTCCAGGCATTGGCGTCTACCGGCCCAACGATAACCCCCTAATTGACTGGCTGCAGACCTGGGGACGTTTGCGCTCTAACAAGACCATGCTGGATCGAAAAAATCTGAAAGGGATGGTCAGGGCGCTAAAAGAGGGGGAGATCCTCTGGTACGCGCCGGATCATGACTACGGTCCGGCCAGCAGCGTCTTTGCGCCGTTGTTTGCCGTTGAGCAGGCGGCGACCACCACCGGCACCTGGATGTTGGCGAAAATGTCCGGGGCGACGATTGTGCCGTTTGTACCGCGGCGCAAGCCCAACGGCATGGGGTATGAATTGATCTCCTTGACCCCGGAGCGCACCCCGCCGCTGGCGAGCGCTGAGGTTACGGCGGCCTGGATGAACCAGATAATTGAAAAATGCATCCTGATGGCGCCCGAGCAATATATGTGGCTGCATCGGCGCTTTAAGACCCGCCCGGAAGGGGTTCCACCGCGTTACTGA
- a CDS encoding YdgH/BhsA/McbA family protein yields MKKVIVALALSAVAFGASAAQLITKEEVKHFKLTKVGPISVGPSGGEFSSPSDLHDQLSKLADEKGGKYYVITAAREHGPNFEATAEVYK; encoded by the coding sequence ATGAAAAAAGTGATAGTCGCGTTAGCCCTTTCCGCCGTTGCGTTTGGCGCCTCCGCCGCGCAGTTGATCACCAAAGAAGAAGTGAAACACTTCAAACTGACCAAGGTCGGGCCGATCTCGGTGGGGCCGTCCGGCGGCGAATTCTCTTCGCCTTCCGATCTGCACGATCAGCTCTCCAAGCTGGCCGATGAGAAAGGCGGAAAGTACTACGTGATCACCGCTGCGCGTGAGCATGGCCCAAACTTTGAAGCCACAGCGGAAGTGTATAAATAA
- a CDS encoding ATP-NAD kinase, whose protein sequence is MSGLINPQAAPEEAAYALIIELVRAQRVPQYEGDLSSLLAMYDEAVKHFREKETER, encoded by the coding sequence ATGTCTGGACTTATTAATCCGCAGGCGGCTCCGGAAGAAGCAGCCTATGCGCTGATAATTGAGCTCGTCCGCGCCCAGCGCGTGCCGCAATATGAGGGCGATCTTTCCAGCCTGCTGGCAATGTACGACGAAGCCGTTAAACACTTTAGAGAGAAAGAGACCGAGCGTTAG
- the dtpD gene encoding dipeptide permease DtpD, with amino-acid sequence MKTPSQPRAIYYIVAIQIWEYFSFYGMRALLILYLTHQLGFDDSHAISLFSAYASLVYVTPILGGWLADRLLGNRTAVIAGALLMTLGHVVLGVESTSAWSLYVALAIIICGYGLFKSNISCLLGELYAHDDPRRDGGFSLLYAAGNVGSIAAPIACGLAAQWYGWHIGFALAGIGMFIGLMIFLSGSRHFRHTRGVDKPALRAVKFVLPTWGWLLVMLCLAPVFFTLLLQNNWSGYLLAIVCLFAAQMVARIMIKAPEHRRALWQIVLLMLAGTLFWVLAQQGGSSISLFIDHFVNRRLLNWDVPTALFQSVNAIAVMAAGVVLAWLMRPEGSVRSVLRVWLKFSFGLLLMGGGFMLLALNARHGAADGQASMGMMVAGLAMMGFAELFIDPVAMAQITRLNMPGVTGVLTGIYMLATGAVANWLAGVVAQQTTESQISDTAIAAYQHFFSQMGEWTLGCVAVMVIIAFATACSVGKRRAAAGEITDGGA; translated from the coding sequence ATGAAAACACCCTCACAGCCGCGCGCGATTTACTACATCGTTGCGATCCAGATCTGGGAGTACTTCAGCTTTTATGGCATGCGTGCCTTACTCATCCTTTATCTCACCCACCAGCTTGGCTTTGACGACAGCCACGCCATCAGTCTGTTCAGCGCTTACGCATCTTTAGTTTACGTTACCCCTATTCTCGGCGGCTGGCTTGCCGACCGCCTGCTCGGCAACCGCACGGCGGTGATTGCCGGGGCGCTGTTGATGACCCTCGGCCACGTGGTGCTGGGCGTCGAGTCGACCTCCGCATGGAGTCTGTACGTCGCGCTGGCGATCATCATCTGCGGCTACGGCCTGTTCAAATCCAATATCAGCTGCCTGCTCGGCGAACTGTACGCTCACGACGACCCGCGTCGCGACGGCGGCTTTTCGCTGCTGTACGCCGCCGGCAACGTCGGGTCGATCGCTGCGCCCATCGCCTGCGGACTGGCGGCGCAATGGTATGGCTGGCATATCGGCTTTGCCCTGGCGGGGATCGGCATGTTTATCGGCCTGATGATTTTCTTAAGCGGCAGCCGCCACTTCCGCCATACCCGCGGCGTCGATAAACCGGCGCTGCGGGCGGTGAAGTTCGTGCTGCCGACCTGGGGCTGGCTGCTGGTGATGCTCTGCCTGGCGCCGGTATTTTTCACGCTGCTGCTGCAAAACAACTGGTCCGGCTATCTGCTGGCGATCGTCTGCCTGTTTGCCGCCCAAATGGTGGCGCGGATCATGATCAAAGCCCCGGAGCATCGTCGCGCGCTGTGGCAGATCGTCCTGCTGATGCTCGCCGGAACGCTGTTCTGGGTGCTGGCGCAGCAGGGCGGGAGCTCGATTAGCCTGTTTATCGACCACTTCGTCAATCGTCGTCTGCTGAACTGGGACGTGCCGACCGCGCTGTTCCAGTCAGTTAACGCGATAGCGGTGATGGCGGCCGGTGTGGTGCTGGCGTGGCTGATGCGCCCGGAAGGCAGCGTGCGTTCAGTGCTGCGCGTCTGGCTGAAATTTTCTTTCGGCCTGCTGCTGATGGGCGGCGGCTTTATGCTGCTGGCGCTCAATGCCCGCCATGGCGCGGCTGACGGTCAGGCCTCAATGGGCATGATGGTCGCCGGGCTGGCGATGATGGGGTTTGCCGAACTGTTTATCGACCCAGTGGCGATGGCGCAAATCACCCGTCTGAACATGCCCGGCGTCACCGGCGTATTGACCGGCATTTATATGCTGGCGACCGGCGCGGTGGCCAACTGGCTGGCGGGCGTGGTCGCCCAGCAAACTACCGAATCGCAAATCAGCGACACGGCGATTGCCGCCTATCAGCATTTCTTCTCGCAGATGGGCGAATGGACCCTCGGCTGCGTGGCGGTGATGGTCATTATCGCGTTTGCTACGGCCTGTAGCGTCGGCAAACGCCGTGCGGCTGCGGGTGAAATTACCGACGGCGGCGCCTGA
- the uraH gene encoding hydroxyisourate hydrolase: MKLVIASVISLLSFSALAAPEGTLSVHILNQQTGLPSPGVQIELDKQQGESWQHIATGKTDADGRIKSLYPQAENMEPGVYKVTFKTGDYFKSQNMNTFFPVIPVIFNVTKQNQKLHIPLLLSQYGYSTYRGS; this comes from the coding sequence ATGAAATTAGTTATCGCATCCGTTATATCCCTGCTCAGCTTCAGCGCGCTGGCGGCGCCAGAGGGGACGCTCAGCGTACACATTCTTAATCAGCAAACCGGGCTCCCTTCGCCAGGGGTGCAGATTGAGCTGGATAAGCAGCAGGGGGAGAGCTGGCAGCATATCGCTACCGGTAAAACGGATGCCGATGGGCGGATTAAATCGCTCTATCCGCAGGCGGAAAATATGGAGCCGGGGGTTTATAAAGTGACGTTTAAAACCGGTGACTATTTTAAAAGCCAAAATATGAATACGTTCTTCCCGGTGATTCCGGTTATTTTCAACGTCACAAAGCAAAATCAAAAACTGCATATCCCGCTGCTGCTCAGTCAGTACGGATACTCTACCTACCGCGGCAGCTGA
- a CDS encoding citrate synthase, with the protein MSTTPLTLSIAGQQTPITLPQVPGTRGPVGVDIRGLNQSGLCSYDPGFANTAGCQSAISWIDTENSVLLHRGYPVDQLARQCDFLEVAYIMLNGDAPDEASYQTFRETITRHTLVHEQIARMCSGFRRDSHPMALMCALVGALAAFYHDVLDVENPEHRALAATRLLSKMPTIAAMSYKYTIEQPAAYPRNDLSYAGNFLQMLFAIPAEKYVLNPVIEQAMNQILVLHADHGQCASTTTVRAAGSSGANLFACIAAGLASLWGPMHGGANESSMRMLEEIESVDQVPAFLRQAKRDPQTFRRLGFGNSRYRHRDPRAGILRETSHRVLAEVGMSDRLLQVAMALEDVALTDPYFVDNGLSPSVDFYTAVILKAMNLPSSMFAVVTAVGRTVGWVAHWNEMHQAPLTLYRPRQIYVGEDYRDYVSRRGEQPAGPQ; encoded by the coding sequence ATGAGCACCACACCGTTAACGCTTTCTATTGCCGGGCAACAAACGCCCATCACCCTGCCGCAGGTGCCGGGAACCCGGGGCCCGGTAGGGGTCGACATACGCGGGCTGAATCAGTCCGGGCTCTGCAGTTATGACCCCGGCTTCGCCAACACCGCCGGATGCCAGTCGGCGATCTCGTGGATCGATACGGAAAACAGCGTGCTGTTGCACCGCGGCTATCCCGTCGATCAGCTGGCTCGCCAGTGCGATTTTCTCGAAGTGGCCTACATCATGCTGAACGGTGACGCGCCGGATGAGGCCAGCTATCAAACCTTTCGCGAGACCATCACCCGCCATACTCTGGTCCATGAGCAGATAGCCCGTATGTGCAGCGGATTTCGTCGCGACTCGCACCCGATGGCGCTGATGTGCGCCCTGGTGGGGGCGCTGGCGGCGTTTTATCATGATGTCCTGGACGTGGAAAATCCGGAACACCGCGCGCTGGCCGCCACCCGGCTGCTGTCGAAAATGCCCACCATCGCCGCCATGAGCTACAAGTATACGATTGAGCAACCCGCCGCATATCCGCGCAACGATCTCTCTTATGCCGGCAATTTCCTGCAGATGCTGTTTGCTATCCCGGCCGAGAAGTACGTCCTCAATCCGGTCATCGAGCAGGCAATGAACCAGATCCTGGTGCTGCATGCCGATCACGGGCAGTGTGCCTCGACCACCACGGTACGTGCGGCGGGCTCCTCCGGGGCGAATTTATTCGCCTGCATCGCCGCCGGGCTGGCGTCGCTGTGGGGGCCGATGCACGGCGGAGCCAATGAATCGAGCATGCGAATGCTGGAGGAGATTGAAAGCGTCGATCAGGTTCCGGCGTTTCTGCGCCAGGCGAAGCGCGATCCGCAGACATTTCGTCGGCTGGGCTTTGGCAACTCGCGCTACCGTCATCGCGATCCGCGTGCCGGGATCCTGCGTGAAACCAGCCATCGGGTTCTGGCGGAGGTAGGCATGTCCGACCGCCTGCTGCAGGTGGCGATGGCCCTTGAGGACGTGGCGCTGACCGACCCCTATTTTGTGGACAATGGCCTGTCGCCAAGCGTGGATTTCTATACCGCGGTGATCCTTAAAGCGATGAATCTGCCTTCGTCGATGTTTGCGGTGGTCACGGCGGTCGGTCGGACGGTCGGTTGGGTGGCGCACTGGAACGAGATGCACCAGGCGCCGCTGACCCTCTACCGTCCGCGGCAAATCTACGTTGGTGAAGACTATCGGGATTACGTCTCCCGACGCGGCGAGCAGCCTGCTGGCCCGCAGTGA
- the cadB gene encoding cadaverine/lysine antiporter — MSSAKKIGLFACTGVVAGNMMGSGIALLPANLASIGGIAIWGWVISIIGAMSLAYVYARLATKNPQQGGPIAYAGEISPAFGFQTGVLYYHANWIGNLAIGITAVSYLSTFFPILNNPVPAGIACIAIVWIFTFVNMLGGTWVSRLTTIGLVLVLIPVVMTAVVGWHWFDVATYQANWNTSSTTDSHAVIKSILLCLWAFVGVESAAVSTGMVKNPKRTVPLATMLGTAMAGIVYIAATQVIAGMYPASQMAASGAPFAISASTILGGWAAPMVSAFTAFACLTSLGSWMMLVGQAGVRAANDGNFPKVYGEVDSNGIPKKGLLLAAVKMTALMVLITLMNSAGGKASDLFGELTGIAVLLTMLPYFYSCVDLIRFEGINIRNFVSLICSVLGCVFCFIALMGASSFELAGTFIVSLIILMFYGRKMHQRQNNASDNNTTANAH, encoded by the coding sequence ATGAGTTCTGCCAAGAAGATCGGGCTATTTGCCTGTACCGGTGTCGTCGCCGGTAATATGATGGGGAGCGGGATTGCATTATTACCTGCGAACCTGGCCAGCATCGGTGGTATTGCCATTTGGGGCTGGGTAATTTCAATTATTGGTGCGATGTCTCTGGCTTATGTTTATGCCCGACTGGCCACTAAAAACCCGCAGCAGGGCGGTCCTATTGCCTATGCTGGCGAAATATCTCCGGCATTCGGTTTCCAGACCGGCGTCCTTTATTATCATGCAAACTGGATTGGTAACCTGGCCATCGGGATTACCGCCGTTTCTTATCTCTCTACGTTCTTCCCAATTTTAAATAACCCGGTGCCAGCAGGTATTGCCTGTATTGCCATCGTGTGGATCTTTACTTTCGTTAATATGCTCGGCGGGACCTGGGTCAGCCGTCTGACCACTATTGGTCTGGTACTGGTGCTTATTCCGGTAGTCATGACCGCGGTCGTCGGCTGGCACTGGTTTGACGTCGCTACCTATCAGGCGAACTGGAACACCTCCAGCACCACCGATAGCCACGCGGTTATTAAAAGTATCCTGCTCTGCCTGTGGGCCTTCGTTGGCGTAGAATCCGCCGCCGTGAGTACCGGGATGGTGAAAAACCCGAAACGTACTGTGCCGCTGGCTACCATGCTGGGTACCGCGATGGCCGGTATCGTCTATATCGCCGCGACTCAGGTTATCGCCGGTATGTATCCTGCTTCTCAGATGGCCGCGTCCGGTGCGCCGTTCGCAATTAGCGCCTCTACCATCCTCGGCGGCTGGGCTGCACCGATGGTATCCGCTTTCACCGCCTTTGCCTGCCTGACTTCTCTGGGCTCGTGGATGATGCTGGTTGGCCAGGCCGGTGTACGTGCCGCCAACGACGGTAACTTCCCGAAAGTGTATGGCGAAGTTGATAGCAACGGTATTCCGAAAAAAGGCCTGCTGCTGGCCGCAGTGAAAATGACCGCGCTGATGGTGCTGATTACCCTGATGAACTCCGCCGGTGGTAAAGCCTCTGACCTGTTCGGCGAACTGACCGGTATCGCGGTACTGCTGACCATGCTGCCTTACTTCTACTCCTGTGTTGACCTGATTCGTTTCGAAGGCATCAACATCCGTAACTTCGTTAGCCTGATTTGTTCGGTACTGGGTTGCGTGTTCTGCTTCATCGCGCTGATGGGCGCAAGCTCCTTCGAACTGGCCGGCACCTTCATCGTTAGCCTGATTATCCTGATGTTCTACGGTCGCAAAATGCACCAGCGCCAGAACAACGCATCAGATAACAACACCACCGCTAACGCGCACTAA